The Arsenophonus apicola genome window below encodes:
- a CDS encoding M10 family metallopeptidase C-terminal domain-containing protein: MGKSYIHIKTNDSEVISDIYSCKVEDKPSNANSSKSIQNTNIQHNNSHVRFKMPSANLDIEYKLPIDEIIPPNVKNLENKIFPRTQATRELLNYINENIRINHDQYYNTKKSLDNIKAAEQISRENTTWNGRNILGSSSEITYSFNNWDIANSEGIVQSISLTDWQKEEIVQSLAAWEDVANIKFKFVPSDNINTNLQFGNINNNKDQAFAFLPNTSYSEGQSWFNIQNHSEILYPQLGNYGRHTFVHEIGHALGLSHPSNYDASQNVKISYSKDASYLQDSRQYTVMSYWSETFTGAQFKGLYASSPLIDDIGALQRLYGKSNSRIEDSTYGFNSNTGKDYYSCNDPLVPTICSIVDSGGIDTLDYSKYFFDQRIDINPGAFSDVGGLIKNVSISYSTDIENVIGGYGNDLIIGNTLDNIIKGGAGVDIIYGGIGADYLWGDGINKQTLNFNSAYEKIKAKNYDISSLNKEEIQLIESQINQQQNISANIDNLITNNSSSNLTNQIATKYEIIEQDYFVYLSTEESTPIKHDIIVGFQSSIDKIDISSIKMVNRSQNETKNYLIENFSYTVGKIEVKEYSDHLYRLYIKGDHVISDFLVDIIGTFDPNVDLVI, encoded by the coding sequence ATGGGTAAAAGTTACATACATATCAAAACAAATGATAGTGAAGTAATTTCTGATATTTACTCTTGTAAGGTTGAAGACAAGCCATCAAATGCAAATAGTAGTAAAAGTATTCAGAATACAAATATCCAACATAATAACTCTCATGTAAGATTCAAAATGCCAAGTGCTAATTTAGATATAGAGTACAAATTGCCTATAGATGAAATTATACCTCCTAATGTTAAAAATTTGGAAAATAAAATCTTTCCTAGAACTCAAGCAACTAGAGAATTATTAAATTATATAAATGAAAACATCCGTATCAACCATGATCAATATTATAATACTAAAAAATCTTTAGACAATATAAAAGCTGCTGAACAGATTTCAAGAGAAAATACCACTTGGAATGGAAGAAATATTCTTGGTTCATCAAGTGAAATAACATATTCTTTTAACAATTGGGATATTGCTAACTCAGAAGGAATTGTTCAATCAATCAGCTTAACAGATTGGCAAAAAGAAGAAATTGTTCAATCTCTAGCCGCATGGGAAGATGTGGCTAACATAAAGTTTAAATTTGTCCCATCTGATAATATAAATACTAATCTGCAATTCGGAAATATAAATAACAACAAAGATCAAGCATTTGCGTTTTTACCAAATACAAGTTATTCTGAAGGTCAAAGTTGGTTTAATATTCAAAATCATTCTGAAATCTTATATCCCCAATTAGGTAATTACGGTAGACACACTTTTGTACATGAAATAGGTCATGCATTAGGGCTGTCTCATCCAAGTAATTATGATGCCTCACAGAATGTTAAAATAAGTTATTCAAAAGATGCAAGCTATTTACAAGACTCCAGACAATACACAGTAATGAGTTATTGGTCAGAAACATTTACAGGAGCTCAATTCAAAGGGCTATATGCGTCATCTCCATTAATTGACGATATTGGCGCTTTACAACGACTTTATGGAAAAAGTAACAGCAGAATTGAAGATTCTACATATGGCTTTAATTCAAATACAGGTAAAGATTATTACTCTTGTAACGATCCATTAGTACCAACAATTTGCAGTATTGTCGATTCTGGTGGGATCGACACTTTAGATTATTCCAAATATTTTTTTGATCAAAGAATTGACATAAATCCAGGAGCATTCTCAGATGTTGGTGGATTGATAAAGAATGTTTCAATCTCATACAGTACAGATATCGAAAATGTAATTGGAGGATATGGAAATGATCTTATTATTGGTAACACCCTTGATAATATTATAAAAGGTGGAGCTGGGGTTGACATAATTTATGGAGGTATAGGAGCAGACTATCTTTGGGGGGATGGAATTAATAAACAAACCTTAAATTTTAATTCTGCCTATGAAAAAATAAAGGCTAAAAATTATGATATATCAAGTTTGAACAAAGAAGAAATACAATTAATTGAAAGTCAAATCAATCAGCAGCAAAATATTTCAGCAAATATAGATAATCTTATAACCAATAACTCATCTAGTAATTTAACAAATCAAATAGCAACTAAATATGAAATAATTGAACAGGACTATTTTGTTTATTTATCAACTGAAGAGTCAACACCAATAAAACACGATATCATCGTAGGGTTCCAATCTAGTATCGACAAGATAGATATTTCATCAATAAAAATGGTTAATAGATCACAGAACGAAACTAAAAATTATTTGATAGAAAATTTTTCATACACCGTGGGTAAAATAGAAGTTAAGGAATATTCAGATCATCTTTATAGATTATATATAAAAGGGGATCATGTAATCAGCGATTTTCTAGTTGATATAATAGGTACTTTTGATCCTAACGTTGATTTAGTAATTTAA
- a CDS encoding thermonuclease family protein, translated as MSAKKQVEVMTDKKDRFGRWLGTLIIEEKNINAEQIKSGLAWVYRYHGKATNFGFLALEKKAR; from the coding sequence CTGAGCGCGAAAAAGCAGGTAGAAGTGATGACAGACAAAAAGGATAGGTTTGGACGTTGGTTGGGTACCTTAATCATTGAAGAAAAAAACATCAATGCCGAACAGATTAAATCCGGCTTGGCGTGGGTATATCGGTACCATGGGAAGGCGACTAATTTTGGGTTTTTGGCTCTCGAGAAAAAGGCACGATAA
- the umuC gene encoding translesion error-prone DNA polymerase V subunit UmuC, translating to MLSNNDGCVIARSRNARKHIRMGAPWFEIESFVKENNVAVFSSNYTYYADMSMRVMEVLAFLVPKLEIYSIDEAFCDLSGVSSTYDLTEFGFYLQKEIMKRCHLPVGVGISTTKTLAKLANFAAKQWQKTGGVVDLSLKDRQQKLMSLVPVAEVWGIGRKLSKKLQLLNINTALDLSRLPPDEARKFHSVVLERTVRELNGISCLTLEEQQNPKKQIICSRSFGNKITNFDFVRQSVCARAERAAEKLREEKQFCKLINVSIQSSRFSKKTGGFYRYGSQKLTYPTQDSRDIIKAATNILDNIWVADIEYSKSGVMLSDFYDSGVKQLSLFETEKPYKNSDILMQLIDEINRSSLAQIGFAGKGNAEKKYPWKMKRQYLSQKWTTDINQTAIVKC from the coding sequence GTGCTATCAAATAATGATGGTTGTGTCATCGCACGCTCCAGAAATGCCAGAAAACATATTCGAATGGGCGCACCCTGGTTTGAAATAGAATCTTTTGTAAAAGAGAATAACGTTGCGGTTTTTTCATCAAATTATACATATTACGCTGACATGAGTATGCGAGTTATGGAAGTATTGGCTTTTTTGGTGCCTAAACTGGAAATTTATTCAATTGACGAAGCGTTTTGTGATTTATCTGGAGTAAGTTCTACATACGATTTGACCGAATTTGGGTTTTACCTTCAAAAGGAAATAATGAAACGTTGTCATCTTCCCGTTGGGGTAGGGATATCCACAACAAAGACGTTAGCTAAACTAGCTAATTTTGCAGCAAAACAATGGCAAAAAACCGGGGGGGTTGTTGATTTAAGTTTAAAGGACAGACAACAAAAATTGATGTCTCTTGTTCCTGTCGCTGAAGTCTGGGGAATTGGTCGAAAATTATCAAAAAAACTCCAGTTGCTTAATATTAATACCGCGTTAGATTTGAGTCGCTTGCCGCCAGATGAGGCTAGAAAATTTCACTCTGTTGTTTTAGAAAGAACGGTCAGAGAGTTAAACGGTATTTCATGCTTAACATTAGAAGAGCAACAAAACCCAAAAAAACAGATAATCTGTTCTCGTTCATTTGGTAATAAAATTACTAATTTCGATTTTGTTAGGCAAAGTGTCTGCGCCCGCGCAGAGCGCGCCGCCGAAAAATTAAGAGAAGAAAAGCAGTTTTGCAAATTAATCAATGTGTCTATTCAAAGCAGTCGATTCTCAAAAAAAACCGGCGGTTTTTATCGCTATGGCTCACAAAAACTCACTTACCCAACTCAAGATAGTCGAGATATCATAAAAGCTGCTACCAATATATTAGATAACATTTGGGTAGCAGATATTGAATACAGTAAAAGTGGTGTTATGTTGAGTGATTTTTACGATTCTGGTGTGAAGCAGCTTTCCCTTTTTGAAACAGAAAAACCCTATAAAAATAGCGATATATTGATGCAACTTATTGATGAGATTAATCGCTCTTCACTGGCACAAATTGGATTTGCAGGTAAAGGTAATGCAGAGAAAAAATATCCCTGGAAAATGAAAAGGCAATACCTATCACAGAAGTGGACGACTGATATCAATCAGACTGCTATTGTTAAATGTTAA
- a CDS encoding Rop family plasmid primer RNA-binding protein, with the protein MTKQELSTLNMAGFIKSQTLILLDKLNQLNLDDCADECEELHEMAEVLYLKLRQRLDKK; encoded by the coding sequence ATGACAAAACAAGAACTCTCTACCTTAAATATGGCGGGCTTTATCAAAAGTCAAACCTTAATCCTCTTGGATAAGCTCAATCAGCTTAATCTGGATGACTGTGCAGATGAGTGCGAAGAGTTGCATGAAATGGCAGAGGTACTTTATCTTAAATTAAGACAACGTTTGGATAAAAAATAA
- a CDS encoding ProQ/FINO family protein yields the protein MTERQKLTLNRPRRASEETTPKSSPVYRKKVWVNPTPKKQVKKPKPQKPVKPVTQKRVEKPQPVVKVKIPKPPRQPKKRLPLAEAISQISAFWPDLFPEQQLKPMKIGIRQAMWQEVNEKGLPLTKKRLRACLGSIGHHANYRALIHLSASRYDKDGQVAGEVTQADVEDNLKRLVRLNKSLQQPTDGYVSLALGK from the coding sequence ATGACCGAGCGGCAGAAATTAACCCTCAATCGCCCTAGACGGGCTTCTGAAGAAACGACACCCAAATCCTCACCGGTTTACCGAAAAAAGGTCTGGGTGAATCCTACGCCCAAAAAACAGGTGAAAAAACCAAAACCCCAAAAGCCTGTTAAGCCAGTGACCCAAAAGCGGGTTGAAAAGCCTCAACCTGTTGTTAAGGTTAAAATCCCAAAACCGCCCAGGCAACCAAAAAAACGATTGCCGTTAGCGGAGGCGATTTCCCAAATCAGCGCCTTTTGGCCAGACCTGTTTCCTGAACAACAGCTTAAACCGATGAAAATTGGCATCCGGCAAGCTATGTGGCAGGAAGTGAATGAGAAGGGGTTACCGCTCACTAAAAAGCGCTTAAGAGCCTGTTTAGGCAGTATTGGACACCACGCTAATTATCGCGCCCTTATCCACTTAAGCGCTAGTCGTTATGACAAAGACGGACAGGTGGCAGGCGAGGTTACCCAGGCGGATGTTGAGGATAATTTAAAGCGTCTGGTCAGGCTTAATAAATCGCTTCAACAACCTACTGATGGTTATGTTAGTCTGGCGTTGGGAAAATGA
- a CDS encoding Rpn family recombination-promoting nuclease/putative transposase: MSKKFTPTPHDSLFKQFLSEKETAKDFFTIWLPDEIKSLCDLNSLKLESGSFIDSEMKNYQSDILYSVKTTKGKGYFYLLIEHQSTPDKLMAWRLMRYCMGAMQKHLEAGHKKLPLVFPILFYTGEKSPYPYSTDWFDCFSGRDIAEKIYTKPFKLVDVTTLNDGEIMQHKRMALLELVQKHIRRRDMTELLSEIVKLLSYNYYSDNQVITLFNYLIQEGNAEQPAKLIKEIAKQSEKHEGALMNIAQGLRQEGIQEGIQKGKLEGMQEGIQKGKLEGEKQASLKIARQLLEKGVERDIVKLSTGLTDAELRNLFKD; encoded by the coding sequence ATGAGTAAAAAATTCACCCCAACGCCCCACGATAGTCTATTTAAGCAGTTTTTAAGTGAAAAAGAGACGGCAAAAGATTTCTTTACTATCTGGCTACCGGATGAGATTAAATCACTTTGTGATTTAAATAGCCTTAAATTGGAATCCGGCTCATTTATCGATAGTGAGATGAAAAATTACCAGAGTGATATTTTGTACTCCGTTAAAACCACAAAAGGAAAAGGTTATTTCTATCTCCTGATTGAACACCAGTCTACACCCGATAAGCTGATGGCTTGGCGACTGATGCGTTATTGTATGGGCGCAATGCAAAAACATTTAGAGGCGGGCCACAAAAAATTACCTTTGGTATTTCCTATCCTGTTTTACACAGGTGAAAAGAGTCCTTATCCCTATAGTACAGATTGGTTCGACTGCTTTAGTGGGCGGGATATTGCCGAAAAGATTTATACCAAACCGTTTAAGTTAGTGGATGTCACCACACTTAATGATGGTGAAATCATGCAGCACAAACGAATGGCTTTGCTTGAGTTAGTCCAGAAGCACATTCGCAGACGGGATATGACCGAGCTTTTGAGTGAAATTGTCAAATTATTATCGTATAATTATTACTCCGATAATCAGGTGATAACGTTGTTTAATTACCTCATACAGGAAGGTAATGCCGAACAGCCAGCAAAGTTAATCAAAGAGATAGCTAAACAGTCAGAGAAGCATGAGGGGGCACTGATGAACATCGCTCAAGGGTTAAGACAAGAGGGTATTCAAGAAGGAATACAAAAAGGCAAACTTGAAGGTATGCAAGAAGGTATCCAGAAAGGCAAGCTGGAAGGTGAAAAACAAGCCTCCCTAAAGATTGCACGTCAACTTCTTGAAAAGGGCGTAGAGCGAGACATAGTCAAACTATCAACGGGTCTCACTGATGCTGAATTAAGAAACCTGTTCAAAGACTAA
- a CDS encoding HU family DNA-binding protein, with protein MNKTELINKVSEKSGLGKKDAEKAVNAFTDTITESLKSGNSVQLVGFGSFQVKARAAREGRNPQTGKAIKIAATNVPSFKAGQKLKDAVK; from the coding sequence ATGAATAAAACAGAGCTCATCAACAAAGTGAGTGAAAAATCAGGATTAGGCAAGAAAGATGCAGAGAAGGCGGTTAACGCCTTCACAGATACCATCACCGAGTCTTTAAAATCGGGTAACAGCGTACAGCTCGTTGGTTTTGGCAGTTTTCAGGTTAAGGCTCGAGCGGCAAGGGAAGGGCGCAATCCACAAACAGGCAAGGCAATTAAAATTGCGGCTACCAACGTACCGAGTTTTAAAGCAGGTCAAAAGCTAAAAGATGCGGTTAAGTAA
- a CDS encoding replication initiator protein A, producing the protein MINNTIKKRLNNLKTLRPRKHEILFFIADEVELSSFRDEMVSMEHPFFALKGGDIKPRIYRNGNVSISIESTSLGLATIFDKDIWIYAISKLQESINNNRPISRTIAFTPYDFFITTNREIGGRTYKELVKSLKRLSGTRVTTNIIFSKEKQETIGFGLIDSWRIIEEQKGKLDIGMVEVTLPDWLYQAITKTKVLQISPDYFRIRKAIDRRIYEIARKHCGNQHEFVISLEKLHLKTGSTALLKMFRHNLKQLAQTNDLPDYEVLYDSSSDKVTFKNRNQNTPKAEVSRMREKGKKEIFKLKNALVAK; encoded by the coding sequence ATGATAAATAATACTATCAAAAAGAGATTAAACAATTTGAAAACATTGCGCCCGCGTAAACATGAGATACTTTTTTTTATTGCTGATGAAGTTGAACTTTCTAGTTTTAGAGATGAAATGGTAAGCATGGAACATCCATTTTTTGCTTTAAAAGGTGGGGATATAAAACCTAGAATTTATAGAAATGGAAATGTTTCTATTTCTATAGAATCTACTTCATTAGGATTGGCAACGATTTTTGATAAAGATATTTGGATTTATGCTATTTCTAAATTACAAGAATCTATTAACAATAATCGGCCAATAAGTCGTACAATTGCTTTCACTCCATACGATTTTTTTATAACAACAAATAGGGAAATTGGAGGTAGAACTTATAAAGAATTAGTAAAATCCCTAAAAAGATTATCAGGGACACGAGTAACAACAAATATTATATTTTCCAAAGAAAAACAAGAGACTATAGGTTTTGGATTAATAGATAGCTGGCGAATAATAGAAGAACAAAAAGGTAAACTCGATATTGGCATGGTCGAAGTTACGTTACCTGATTGGCTTTATCAAGCAATCACTAAAACTAAAGTTTTGCAAATTAGCCCAGATTATTTTCGCATTCGCAAAGCTATAGATCGAAGAATCTATGAGATTGCCCGTAAACATTGTGGTAATCAGCATGAGTTTGTTATTTCACTTGAGAAGTTACATTTAAAAACAGGAAGTACGGCTCTATTGAAAATGTTTAGGCATAATTTAAAGCAATTAGCTCAAACAAATGACCTACCCGACTATGAAGTTCTCTATGATTCATCCTCAGACAAAGTAACGTTTAAAAATCGAAATCAAAATACCCCTAAAGCTGAAGTGTCGCGTATGAGAGAGAAAGGAAAGAAAGAGATTTTTAAGTTAAAAAATGCACTGGTAGCCAAATAA
- a CDS encoding ParA family protein, with amino-acid sequence MPVISFVSPKGGVGKTTSALILAMQIARRVKVTVIDADPNHPIKSWAEGGDTPENMTIISDVTDKTIGETIAEVATKAPFVIVDLEGTAATIVAYAIAESDFVIVPTQGSQLDAEQASRAFGLIKAHERAIQKHKHDYKLPYAVLFTRTSAAIQSRDTRHIRKSFEAGGIPFFETELNERAAFKAMFSYRQTLENLPHDEVSNVEKAIYNAESFTREVIAKINIHTQSPTTTE; translated from the coding sequence ATGCCAGTTATTTCTTTCGTCTCCCCAAAAGGGGGTGTAGGTAAGACCACATCCGCCCTAATATTAGCTATGCAAATTGCACGTCGAGTCAAGGTTACCGTTATTGATGCAGACCCAAATCACCCTATAAAATCATGGGCAGAAGGGGGAGATACGCCTGAAAATATGACTATTATCTCGGATGTAACAGATAAGACGATTGGGGAAACGATCGCAGAAGTAGCAACAAAGGCACCATTCGTGATTGTTGATCTAGAAGGTACAGCAGCAACCATTGTTGCGTATGCAATTGCGGAGTCCGACTTTGTGATTGTGCCAACACAGGGGTCGCAACTTGATGCAGAACAGGCCAGTAGAGCGTTTGGCTTAATAAAAGCACATGAGCGTGCTATTCAAAAACATAAGCATGATTACAAATTACCTTATGCTGTCTTGTTTACACGCACATCTGCTGCAATTCAAAGCAGGGATACCAGACATATACGAAAAAGTTTTGAAGCTGGAGGGATTCCTTTTTTTGAGACAGAGTTGAACGAAAGAGCAGCATTCAAAGCCATGTTTTCATATCGACAGACGCTTGAAAACCTTCCACATGATGAGGTCTCTAATGTTGAAAAAGCCATTTATAACGCAGAGTCTTTCACCCGAGAAGTCATAGCTAAAATAAACATACATACTCAGTCACCGACAACAACAGAATAA